The Chthoniobacterales bacterium DNA window ACTCGTCTTTGCTGGATGGTTCCAGTAGAGCGGCGAGTTCCGGGTGGGTGGTGGCGATGTGTTTGAGGAAATCCGGCGATGGCTTGGTGATTTCGTAGTTGTTTAGGAGCGCATGGCGGAGCGATGTCTCGGCTCCATCGGGAGTCATCACGGCTTCCTCGCCATCGCAGCGGAGGGCGGTGATGATTTCCTGGACGAGTTCCGGGCAATTCTGCGGAATGACGCCGAGGGCGTCGCCGGTTTCATAAGCCACTTCGCAACCTTCCAGACTAATCTCGAAATGGCGCACTTCCTTGGCCGATCCATCGCGGTTGAGCAGGCGATTGGTTAAAAGTCTGGCGGGAAACGGGTTTTTCTTCGAGCCCAGAGGAAGCAGATCGACCAGTTCTTCTTTGGCTTCCACAATAACGGAAGTGAGGGCGCCGAAGACGGAGGTGGTCCAATTCTTTGCCGGTGCCTCGTATTCCAAATCGCAGTCGATGCGAGGCGCGATGCGTTGCGCGCCTAGCTTTTCCAATAGTAGATCGCAGTCTTTGCCGAACTTGCAGAATTCCGAGTAGTTGGTATCGCCAAGCGCGAGCACGGAATACTTCATATGCGCCAGTGACGGAGCGGAGTCGGAGTTAAATGTCTTCCAGAAATCCAGCGCGTTGTCGGGAGGTTCGCCGTCGCCATAAGTGCTGGTGACGATGACGACATTTTTTTCCTGGGACCAATCGACCTTGCCGTGTTGATCCAGACCAAGCGCGCGTGAGGAAAAGCCCGATTGCGCGGCTTCTTTCGCGAGACGTTTGGCGAGAGTTTCCGCCGTTCCCGTCTGACTCCCAAACAAGATCAGCAATGGCTCCGCCGGTGCTTGCAACGCGGGTGGAGTCTGAGTCGAATGGGAAAATAACCCCGCGAGAAAACCATTCAACCAGAGGCGTTGCTCTGGCGTGAATGGTGCATCGGGAGGTATGGATGGAATGCCTGACATGAAATGTGAGTAACTGGTTATGTGGTCCGCTGTAGAGGATCGGCACACGCCGACTTGCAGCGGACCACAACCAGGAGATGCTAAGTGTTGCTAACTGTTAGAAGTTGAAGGTGGTCTGCACGTAACCGAAGTCGGCGTCGCTGTCGGCACCGGTGTCGGAGAGATACTGACCTGCGAAGAAGTGGCTGTAGCCGACTTGGATGGACGCCCATTTCTTGACGTTCCAGGTAACGGTGACATCGGCTTCTGAACCGGCAAAGCTGTCGGCGTTGCGGGCGGCTGGAGTGAGCGCGCGCACCGGAGTGATGCCGTTGGCGCGATACCAGACGTCGTCGGTCGATTCCAGCCAGAATGCATGGTAATCAAACTGGACGGTGATCGATTTCGCAGGCTGCAATTTCAACTGAGCCGCGAGTTCCTTCATGTTCTGCCAAGAGAAAACGTCCATGTAACCGTAGAACTTGTGGTTCGTCGGGAACAGATTTTGGAACGTCTCCGAGCTGCCGTCAGTCGGGTCGTTGTCGCCGCTGCCGTAGTTGCCTTCGATGCCGAGACGTGGTGTCCACGGAGCGTCGAAAGTATAACCAGCGCCAGCGTGAATCGCGTAGGCTGTTAGATCAAGACCGCGCAGTTCGCCGGTCTGGAAAGCAGCTTCCGCCTCGTAGTCGAATCCGACTAGCTTCGTTGCTGACTTGGTAGCGGGTGCCGTGGATTTACCGTCAGCGATGGATTTGCCATCAGCCGCTGGAGCCTCCTCATGATGGAAGACGCCGGGCTTGGATTTAATCCGGAAACCAAAGGTGGCGAAATCGGTGTTGCCCGTCGCCGCAGGCAGATAGCGCGAGTTAGTATCCTCGTGCAAATGCAGGACGTAGAGATCCGTGGTTTGGAAGCTCAGCGCCGTGGTGCTGAAATACAAGCCGCTGAAGATCTGGCCGCGATTGGTTTCATTTCCGTTGAAGGCATCGGACTGGTTGTAGGAACCGCGCTCCGGCACGACCACCGTCGAGGCAAAGGCGTCGATGGACCATTTTTCCGCTGCGTAACGGGCTTTCACCGCGTCGAAAGTACGCCCGATATTGTTCCAGTCGAAGCTGCCGATCAGGCGCTCGTCGCCATAGCTGAGAACCTGGCGGCCAACGGTGAGCGTGAAGCCTTTGGGGTCGCCAAACTGGAGATAAGCCTGACGTAGATCGAAGGCATCATCGCCCTCGGCTCCTAATATCGTGGGATAATCGGGACGATCCGAATACGCTTCACGGGAATCCTGTCCCTGCACGTAGATTTTCAGCCAGGAAGCTGGTTTGACCGCGACTCCGATGCGGAAACGCTGGAGCAGCCACGAGTCGTCGGTGAGGACATCGACATCAGAATTGAAGTCAAAGTTGTTCTCACGATACTCCCCGCGCAAGCGTTCCTGGACGTCGAAAACAACGGCTCCATTGAGGAAAGACAGCGGATTTGCCCCTTGTTTGTCGATGGGAACGATGGTTTTGTTAGGTGTTGTCGCGAGCGTCATGTCCCCGCCAAAGGCCGACGTTCCGGTTGCAAGGAGGGTTGCCAGGAGCAGTTCTGGCAGCCCTCTCAATTTTACAGATGTTTTTTTCATTAGTTTTATTAGTGTTTTTTGTTTGGTTTCCGCCAGTGGAGGTTAGGCACTGGCCAGAGTGGTGAGAGCGCCGAAGTCGGTGCTGTGAATATTAGTCGCGCAGCCGTCGGCACCCGATAGATATGGAACTCGCTCGTGCGCCCGCACTTCCAAAAAGTGAATCAGGTGCTCGCGCAGCTTGTAGTAGTCGGGGTGCTCCATGATCTCCTTGCGCTGGCGCGGACGGGGGAATTTTACCTCCAGAATGTCTCCGATGGTCGCCTCGGGACCGTCGGTCATCATCACGATCCGGTCGCTGAGAAAAATGGCCTCATCGACATCGTGCGTCACCATCATGGCGGTGATGCGTTCCTTGCGCCAGAGGTCGAGGAGGACCTGCTGCAACTCGTAGCGAGTGAGGGAATCCAGCATCCCAAACGGCTCGTCGAGCAGAAGCATTTTCGGCTTCAACGCGAAGGCGCGGGCGATGGCGACGCGTTGGCGCATTCCCTGGGAAAGCTCGTCAGGATACTTCTCCATCGATTCGCCGAGGCCGACTACAGTTAGGTAGTATTCAGCGATTTGCTGGCGCTCGATTTTATCCGCGGTGTAGAAAACCTGATTGATGCCTAACATCACATTTTCCCGGGCGGTCATCCACGGAAGCAGGGAGGGGGACTGGAAAACAATGCCGCGATCCGGTCCCGCGCCGTCGATCTCTTTTCCGGCAATGACGATGACGCCCTCAGTGATTTCACTCAGGCCCGCGAGCATCATGAGCTGGGTGGATTTTCCACAACCGGAATGGCCGATGACGGTGGTGAATTCACCTTTCGCGATCTTCAAATTGAAATCCTTCACGATAACGGCGCGTCCGCCATCCGCCTTGGGATAGGACTTGGTTAGCTGCGAGATTTCCACGTAGGCGCTCATGATTCGACTTCCACGGAAATGGGTTGGATTTCACTCTTGCGCACCGGTTTGCGTCTGTTGCGAAAAAGAAAACTGTGGCGTCCTTTGGTGAGATCCTCGGGCTCGATGTCGGGGAGAATCAGCTTCCTAACAATGGCTGCTCCGGCGGGCTTTTTGCACGATTGCAGGCGTTCGATAATCTCGTTGCGCAGGCGTTTGCCCTCGATGGATTCGAGCGCGGCCTTGCGGTTCTCCGAACGCGGGAGTGTGACGGGGATGGACTCCAGCAAAGTCGCCCGAGGTCCGGGTGTGAGCGGGATCACGCGGTCGGCCAGGAGGATCGCCTCGTCGGGGTCGTTGGTAATGAGAACGACGGTTTTTTTATCCTCCTGCCAGAGTCGGCTGATCTCTTCCTGGAGATTGGCGCGGGTCAGCGCATCGAGGGCGCTGAGCGGCTCGTCTAACAAGAGGACTTTGGGGTTGATCGCCAATGTTCTAGCCACAGAAACGCGCTGTCTCATGCCGCCGGAAAGTTCGCTGGGGAGCTTGTTGCGGGCCGGGGTTAGATTGACTGTAGCAATGAACTTCTCGATGTGTTCACGGCGTTTCTCCACGGTCCATTCCGGGAAAACCTGATCGACGGCTAGCGCGATGTTTTCATAGACGCTCAACCACGGGAGCAGGCTGTAGTTTTGAAAAACAATCCCGCGATCCGGGCCCGGGCCTTCCATTTTTTCGCCAGCCAGCCGCACCTCGCCGGAGTCGGGTTCGATCAATCCGGCAAGCAGGGACATTAGCGTGGTTTTTCCGGTGCCGGAATAGCCGATGATGGCAACAAATTCACCCTCCTCGATCTCGAGGTTAATATCGGCCAGCACCTCGCTGCGATTCCAGCGGGGACCGTAACCTTTGCTAACTTGATGCACGCTGAGAAAGCTCATGGTTAGATCGATTTGAAGCGGGCTTCGATGAAGCTCATGGCGCGGTCGAGTATAAGTCCGATCACGCCGATGGTTAGGATGCAGAGAATGATGCGCGAGTAGCTGCCGGCGTTGTATTCCTGCCAGAGAAATCCGCCGACTCCGGGGCGGCCTGTTAGCATTTCCACGGCGACGATCACCAGCCAGGCGATGCCCAGCGAGAGGCGGAATCCGGTGAACATATACGGCAGCGTCGCCGGGATGAGGACTTTGAAAAGCGTCTTGCTGCGGGAGAGTTTGAGCACCTTCGCGACGTTCAAATAATCCTGCGGTATCGCCCTAACTCCGACGGCGGTGTTCATCACAGTCGGCCACATGGCGCAGACGGCGATGGTGAACAAGGCGGCGGCGTCGGACGCGCCGAAGACGGTCTTCTGATGCGCATCGACCAGCTTTACCGAGCTAAACAAGACGAGGCCAAGTGGAAACCATGCCAGTGGCGAGACCGGGCGCAACACCTGGATGATCGGGTCTGCCGCCTTGGTAAAAGTCTTCGACAGGCCTAGGAAAAATCCAAGCGGCGTGCCGATGACCAGAGCGATGATATAACCCTGAGTCACCAGCCCCAGCGAGAGCGCGGTGAAAGCTAGAATGCCACGGTCGAGTTCCCCGCGTTTGGCGAAGGGCTGCACGATGTAGGCTTTGCTAGCTTTCCACGCAATCGTCGGGGTGGGGAGATCGGGGGAAATGCCAGTGCGCACGTTCTTGGTCACCATGTCGCCAAACTCATCCGCAACTCGCGTCGTGACCGTCTTGCCGGCGATCACCTGCCACAGGATCAGGAAGCAGGCGATCCCGATGAGGGGCAGCAACAGGCTGTCCAGCTTGAAGCGTTTGATGAAGTCCATGGTGAGTTAAAACAAGGTTAGTAAAGTGCTAGGTCACGCCTTGAGATTCTTGATCCCGAAGCTGTTCACATAGGCATTCAAGTCGCCTTTGGGGTCGAAGGTCACTCCGTCGAACAAGGTCTCGGGTTTCTCGTCCAGACCGCCGTGGGTGTAGCCGATTTCCTTCATTGCCTCCTCGTAAATATCGGTGCGCATGACCTGCTTCGAGAGCGCGGCGGCCTCCGACATGTCGGAGGTGAAACCCCAGCGGGTGAGCTGGGTCATCCACCAAGTGGCGTATTTCGGCTGCGGATAATTGCAGTTTCGGTCGCTGAAGATCATGTAGTTCGGATCGCGGAAGATGCGGCCGTCGCCCATGATGTATTTGCCTTGCAGACGACTCAGGATCGTCTCTGGCGGGCAGTTAATGTAGGTCGCGGCGCTGACGATCTTGGCTTGTTCTTCGCGGTTACTCATGACGTCGAGCCAGACGCTGGCCTCGTGGAGCGCTTTGAGAATGGCTTTGACCGTTTTCGGATTTTTTGCGGCAAATTCCTCGGTGAAGGCGCAGACTTTTTCCGGGTGATCCTTCCAGATCGCCTGAGAGTTGATCGCTGTGTAACCGATGTCCTCGGCGATGGAGCGGGCGTTCCAGGGTTCACCCACGCAGAAGCCGTCCATCTTGCCGACTTTCATGTTGGCCACCATCTGTGGAGGCGGTGTGGTGATGAGGGAAATATCGGCGTTGGCACCTGCGGCGTCACCGGGATTGATGCCACCCGCTGCGAGCCAGTAACGGAGCCACATGGCATGCGTGCCGGAAGGAAAAGTCATCGCAAAAGTCATGGGTGTGCCCGAGGCCTTGGCGGCATCGACGAGCGGCTTGAGCGCCTTGGGATCCTCGGCGACTTTGCCCTTGAGAGAGTTGGCGAGGGTGATGGACTGGCCGTTGCGATTGAGCAGCCAGGGAGCGATCATCGGTTTTTTGGGAGCGCCGCCGAGGCCGAGAGTCGAGGCGATGGGCATGCCGAGCAGCATGTGAGTCGCCTGGATGTCGCCATTGGAAAGCGAGTCGCGGATCGCAGCCCAGCTCGCGCCTTTGGCGACGGTGGAATTGATGCCGTATTTTTTGAAGAGGCCTTTTTCGTGGGCGATGACGATCGGCGAGCAATCGGTCAGCGCAATCATGCCGAATTTGATGTCGGTCATTTCCGGGGCGTCCTCTGCGGCATAGACGGAGCCGACAAAAGCCTTGGGCAAACCGGCGAGCAGCGCGGCGATGCCCGCAGTCTTGGCGGTGTTGGTTAGAAAAGAGCGGCGGGAGAGCGGCGTGCGCAGTGGAGTTAGGTTGTTATCGTGCATGTTAGGTTGGAGTTAGATGTTGGTTAGATTGGAGTTAGGTTTTGGTCAGGTGTTGGGCTTGCTGGTAGATGTCGGTGCGGAAAAATTCGTGCAGGCGATGCGCGGGAATGGCCGCCGGATCGGGAAACAAACCGTGCGCCTTCATCTGGCCGCAGACCCAGCGGCCGCGTTCGAGCGTGGGTTCATTGGCCAGCGGCCCGGAGAAAACGTGGAAGTCGGGCATTTTTTCCACGCGACCGTGGCCGAGATCGAAGAGCCCGCCCAAACTCGCCCGCACAGCCTGGATGGGGACGTTGAGATATTTGCGCTGGGCCAGACTCTCGGCCACACGCTCGCGATTTTCCGGCAACTGGCAGAACTGGCACGCCTCGATCAAGGCGGCGATGAGAGCCAGATGCTGTGGAGCCTTTTCCTCGGCAAAACTCTGGCGGACCAGCAATGCCTTCTCGGGGTGACCCGGAGCCAGCTCGCTGCTGCAGGCGACGATCCAACCCTGTTTTTTCATCACCGCCATCGAGTTCCAGGGTTCTCCGACGCAATAGCCGTCGATATGGCCCGCGTGCAGATTCGCCAGCATTTGCGGCGGCGGCACCACGACGATTCTCACATCCTGATCTGGCGTGATGCGGTTTTGCAGCAGCCAGGAACGCATCAGGAAATTATGCGAGGCAAAGTGGCTGGTGACGGCGAAGACGTAATCGCGTTCTTTTCGTTTTACCTCGTCCTGCAGCGAGAGGCCATTGCGCACGCCGCGCTTCCAGAGCGATTCGGAGAGCGTGATCGCATTGCCATGGAGGTTAAAAATAAAACCCGTCAGACACGGCGCGGCGATGGAACCCAGACCGCAACTAGCGGCGATCACCGAGCCCGCCGGGGCGTGGGCGGCGTCGAGTTCCTTATAAATGATCTTGTCGCGGATCGTCGCCCAGCCCGCCTCGCGATGGAGTCGGACGGCGATGCCATGTTTCGCAAACAAACCCAACTCCGCCGCCATGATGACGGGAGCAGCATCGACCAGCGGCACGAAGCCGAGTTGGAGCGCTATGGATGATTTGGTGGCAGGCACTGTGAATTTTTTGTTCATCCCCGACATAGCCGCCCGTGTGCCAGATTTAGCGATTGGATGCAGAAACAGATTGCAACTCACACATGCATACCATTAAAAAAATTCATAGATGGCCCAACTGATTGATAGTAAGCAACTTCGCGCCTTTGCAACGCTCGCCAAGACGGGAAGCTTCACGCAGACCGCGCGCCAATTAGGTGTGACTCAATCGGCGATAAGCCATGCGGTGAAGGGTTTGGAGGCCGATGTGGGGTGTCGTCTTTTAGACAGAGTGGGTAAAAGCGTGATCCTGAATCAGGCCGGTGAGCAGTTTCTAACTCGAGCCGAAAAGATCCTCAAAGAGATGTCGGAGGCTCGCACGGAACTTGGCAAGCTCGGCAAATGGGGCACGAGCCGGCTGCGCATCGGTGCCAGCACCACAGCCTGCCAGTATATTATTCCAGCAGTGCTGCGAGAGTTTAAAGAAAGTTTCCCACAGTGCTCGATTGCGATCCAAGTTGGCGACACACCGGAAAATATCGAGGCGCTGCGCTCGCATCAGATCGATCTGGCGGTGAACCTCGAACCGCGCCGCGACGACTTGCTGGAGTTCCGCGAATTGTTCACCGACGAACTGCAATTTCTCGTCAGCCCGCTCCATCCGTGGGCGGTGAGCGGACGGGCGGACCGGAGCGAGATCGCGGCGCAGAATTACATTGTTTACAGCAAGAAAAGTTACACCTTCGAGATCATTGAATGGTATTTCCGCGAGGAGGGCATCTCGCTGCACAGTTTGCTGGAACTCGGCAACATGGAGGCGATCAAGGAACTCGTGAAACTCGGCCTCGGCATCAGCGTGCTCGCGCCGTGGACCGCCGACAAGGAGCTCACCGAGCAATCACTCGTCGCCGTGCCGCTGGGCAAACGGAAACTCAAGAGACGCTGGGGCGTGCTGCATTGGCGCGAGCGTCGGCTGAGTCTGGCTGAGGAAACTTTCATCGGCCTCTGCGAAACGGTTTGCGCTGGATTGGGAGGTTAGAAAACCCATTGCTGCGGGGTGGAATCCGGGTAGTTATTTAGCAAGCACTCTCAGGGGCCAGCCCTATGGACCACTTCAGGTTTGATGACAAGCTGGAGCCCGGTTGCTTGACGTTTTATTCACTTTCAATCGGTCCGCAGCCCCATGAGCAACTCCCATTCACATTCGTCTGACGAGGAAAACGACTCCGGCAAGGGCGGACTTCCAGACGTTTCACCGGACTGTGTGGAGCAGGAGGCAGTGGACGAAATCGACAACATCGTGCCGAGCTACGGCTACCAGATGCTGCCGATGGTTTGCCTCGGCGGCTCGGCGGGCGGGATTCAGGCGTTGCGGGAGTTTTTCGAGGCGATGCCGGCGGAGAGCGGAATGGTTTTCGTCGTCATCCTGCACCTCTCGCCGGAGCACGAGAGTACGATCGCCGACATTCTCCAGCGCTCGACGAAGATGCGGGTCAAACAGGCAAACGATGGCGAAAAAGTCGAGGCCAACTCGGTTTACGTCATTCCGCCGGGCAAACATCTCACCGCGACCGACGGCCATTTGCGTCTAACTCCGCTAGAGCGCGTGCGCGGGAAACGTGTGGCGGTCGATCTGTTTTTCCGGTCGCTGGCCGACTCGCATGGGCCGCATTCCGCCGCCATCGTTCTCTCTGGGGCCGACGGCGACGGAGCGCTCGGCATCAAGCGGATCAAGGAACGCGGCGGGCTGACCATCGCCCAGGATCCGAACGAGGCGCAAACCTCCTCCATGCCGATCTCGGCCATCAACACGGGCATGATCGACTGGGTGCTGCCCGTGCAGGAAATGCCCCGGCGATTGGTGAATTATTTCGAGCTGGAAAAAAGGGTCATTGTTCCCTCCGAGGACGGACCGCAACCCGCCATTTCGCCAGCGCCCGAGCCCTCGGAGAGCGAGACCGCGCTGCGCGAGGTGCTGGCATTTTTGCGGACGCGGACCGGGCGCGACTTCAGCTATTACAAACGCGCCACCATTCTACGCGGCATCTCGCGCAGGATGCAGGTGAATGGAGTGGACGACCTCCCTGCGTATCTCGCCTTTCTGCGGATGCACACGGGCGAAGCCGGGGCGTTGTTGCAGGATTTGCTCATCTCGGTGACGAATTTTTTCCGCGACCGTGAGGCCTTTGAGGCGCTGGAGGCGCGCATCCCGGAGCTGTTCAAAAACAAGGGACCGTCGGACAGTGTGCGTGTCTGGGTCGCCGCCTGCGCCACGGGTGAGGAGGCGTATTCCGTCGTTATGCTGCTCACGGAATATGCCAGCACACTGGCCACGCCGCCCTCGCTCCAGGTCTTCGCCACGGACCTCCATGACGAAGTCGTGCAGATCGGGCGCAATGGCATCTATCCCATGGCCATTGAGGAGGACGTCTCGGAGGAACGCCTGCGCCGGTTTTTCATCAAGGTCCACGACGGCTACCGCGTTCGCCGCGAAATTCGGGAGGCGGTGCTTTTCGCCTCGCACGATCTGCTGAAGGATTCACCGTTTTCCCGGCTCGACATGGTGACGTGCCGCAACCTCCTGATTTACCTCAATCGCGAGGCGCAGGCGCGGGCGCTGGATATTTTCCATTTCGCGCTGCGGCTGGAGGGACTGCTATTTCTCGGCTCGTCGGAGTCGGTCGAGGACGGCTCGCTGCTCTTCCGGATTCTGGACAAGAAATTTCGCATCTACGCGCATCAATCCGTCGCCCGGAGCAATCTCCCCATGCCGATGGGTTCCGGCGTGGTGTCGCGCTCCTATCAAGTGCATCCGGGCTCGCACAGCCTCATCGTCGCGGGCCGGCAGTTCAATCCTACTCAGGTGCCTCTGCCGCTGCCCGGCGTCATTGAGGACCGGGAAAATCGTCCGACTTGGAGCGCAATCCACTTTCATTTGATCGAGCGGCTCGCGCCGCCCTCCATCTTGGTAAATGCCGATTACGAGATCTTTCACATGTCGGAATCAGCCGGCCGTTTCCTCCAGCACACCGGCGGCGAACCGACCAAGAATCTATTGCAACTCGTCCACCCGACGCTGCGAATCGAGTTGCGGGCGACTCTCTTTCGCGCGGCGCAAAGCGGCGAGGAGGCCGAGGCCGTGCGGGTGCCATTCGACCAAAACGGCAAGCCCCATCGTGCGAACATCCGCGTCTCGCCCGTCGGCGACGTGGCCCCGGGTTATCTGCTCGTCGTCTTCGCCGTCGAGGAGGTCTCCACGGAGGAACGCAGGGAACCGTCGGTGAAAACCAACGATTCGGTCCTGCAAAATCTCGAAAAAGAGCTGACGCACGTGAAGGCCAACCTGCGCGACACCATCGAGCAATACGAGGCGGGCACGGAGGAATTGAAGGCGAGCAACGAGGAATTGCAGGCGATGAACGAGGAACTCCGCTCGGCCACGGAGGAGCTCGAGACGAGTCGCGAGGAACTGCAATCGGTAAACGAGGAACTGACTACGGTGAACCTCGAAATGAAGGGCAATGTCGATGAACTCGGCCAGGCCAACAGCGACTTGCACAATTTGATGGCCTCGACCGACATCGCCACCATTTTCCTGGATCGCGAGCTGCGGATCATGCGTTTCACGCCGCCGGCGGTCGGGCTGTTTCATTTGATTTCGAGTGACATCGGACGACCCCTGGCCGACTTGAAGCACCGACTGGAATACCCCAGTCTCATTCCCGATGCTGCGAGCGTGCTGAAGACGCTGGCTGTGGTCCGTCGCGAGGTTTCCAGCGGGTCCGAATGGTATCTGGTCCGAATGCTGCCTTACCGCACGATTGAGGATCACATCAATGGCGTCGTCCTCACTTTTGTGGACATCACGGAGTCGCGCCAGGCGCATCTGGCATTGCGTGATTCCGAGGAGCGGATGCGTTTCGCGCTGGAGGCGGCGAACATCTACGGATGGGAAATGGACCCGGCGACTGGCCAGGTGCGTTACGTCGGCAACCGCACGCGAGTGCTTGGCTTCACCCTGCCGGAGACTCGCCCGGAGATTATCGACATCATTCACCCGGAGGATCGCGCGCGGGTGGAGGACGCATTCGAGAAGGCGCTCGCGGAGAATGGCCGGTTCGACTCGGAGTTCCGCTTCGTGCATCCAGACACGGGGGAAATCGTTTGGCAAAGCTCCCATGGCGTCTTCTTGGAGCGAAACGGCCAGGGTCGTTTCGTGGGCATCACGCATAACATCACCGAACGCAAACGCAGCGAGGCGACGCGGATGAATTTCCGCCAGATCTTCGAGAGCGCACCGGGCAAATACGTCGTGATCGAGCCCGACACCTGCAAGATCATGGCCGTGAGCGACGCCTATTTGCAGGCAACCGGGACG harbors:
- a CDS encoding PAS domain S-box protein, whose protein sequence is MSNSHSHSSDEENDSGKGGLPDVSPDCVEQEAVDEIDNIVPSYGYQMLPMVCLGGSAGGIQALREFFEAMPAESGMVFVVILHLSPEHESTIADILQRSTKMRVKQANDGEKVEANSVYVIPPGKHLTATDGHLRLTPLERVRGKRVAVDLFFRSLADSHGPHSAAIVLSGADGDGALGIKRIKERGGLTIAQDPNEAQTSSMPISAINTGMIDWVLPVQEMPRRLVNYFELEKRVIVPSEDGPQPAISPAPEPSESETALREVLAFLRTRTGRDFSYYKRATILRGISRRMQVNGVDDLPAYLAFLRMHTGEAGALLQDLLISVTNFFRDREAFEALEARIPELFKNKGPSDSVRVWVAACATGEEAYSVVMLLTEYASTLATPPSLQVFATDLHDEVVQIGRNGIYPMAIEEDVSEERLRRFFIKVHDGYRVRREIREAVLFASHDLLKDSPFSRLDMVTCRNLLIYLNREAQARALDIFHFALRLEGLLFLGSSESVEDGSLLFRILDKKFRIYAHQSVARSNLPMPMGSGVVSRSYQVHPGSHSLIVAGRQFNPTQVPLPLPGVIEDRENRPTWSAIHFHLIERLAPPSILVNADYEIFHMSESAGRFLQHTGGEPTKNLLQLVHPTLRIELRATLFRAAQSGEEAEAVRVPFDQNGKPHRANIRVSPVGDVAPGYLLVVFAVEEVSTEERREPSVKTNDSVLQNLEKELTHVKANLRDTIEQYEAGTEELKASNEELQAMNEELRSATEELETSREELQSVNEELTTVNLEMKGNVDELGQANSDLHNLMASTDIATIFLDRELRIMRFTPPAVGLFHLISSDIGRPLADLKHRLEYPSLIPDAASVLKTLAVVRREVSSGSEWYLVRMLPYRTIEDHINGVVLTFVDITESRQAHLALRDSEERMRFALEAANIYGWEMDPATGQVRYVGNRTRVLGFTLPETRPEIIDIIHPEDRARVEDAFEKALAENGRFDSEFRFVHPDTGEIVWQSSHGVFLERNGQGRFVGITHNITERKRSEATRMNFRQIFESAPGKYVVIEPDTCKIMAVSDAYLQATGTTRDTLMNRSIFEIFSEDSQEQTQTSENMRASFERVRKEKRADPMAVQYYPLTNPDGQLEERWWSPVNAPIFGEGGELAYIIHRVEDVTPFIQRKRGEGREDEAFSELEDRTKLIEADIILRGQELQQANEQLLDTRARLEATLSAAEIATWTWDIPNDRLIADKNATRLFAVTPEEAAGGPLSAYLRSVHEDDRPPLEAALAEAMKNGDFEAEYRVYDQDSALRWVVARGVIEFDSDGKPIRFPGVLIDITERKQAETLLLEQKNILELIISGHPLAECLTELTASVVRLQPHARGVILVADEARTRFPHAYSADLDPTFGEGLSDAPISELVTGTTAEGVYLYNPVTCIDIANEEKWSQSWRDLCLAHGIRACHSEPVIGGDGQPIASFLLCFDEARPPSEWELRIASFGAYVASIILERDRAANALSESEEHLRLIVENAREYAIFSMDLDRRVTSWNSGAERLLGFTCDEIIGQPADIIFTPEDRANNIPQTEASVALRDGRSMDERWHIRKNLERFWGSGVMMAMQDGAGKKVGLVKIFRDMTEARLADQARRQAEERFRVFVESVQDYAIFLLDAEGNITSWNQGAARITGYNEEEVLGQHFSLFEVPEDNVRRNLAELEMVNARRLGRSENESWRMRKNGEHYWVNEIMIPLQEGFAKISRDLTERKMFEDELTKLLAAEQTARAEAEAAGHAKDNFLAVLSHELRTPLTPVLMAVYSLAKMPEMGALPEYVGESFAMIQRNILLEARLIDDLLDLTRIVHGKMELERDPVDLHQIVRHAVEISQGDLQAKEQKLEVRLEAESPQVSGDKSRLQQVFWNLLKNASKFTPEQGAITIRSWNEPGSIVVSVTDTGIGIAPESLTQIFEAFTQANETIKRRFGGLGLGLAIANATVTGLGGTLDAQSEGEKKGATFVVRLPILSAKSEG